In the Heptranchias perlo isolate sHepPer1 unplaced genomic scaffold, sHepPer1.hap1 HAP1_SCAFFOLD_60, whole genome shotgun sequence genome, one interval contains:
- the LOC137316788 gene encoding uncharacterized protein has protein sequence MSGRGKTGGKARAKAKSRSSRAGLQFPVGRVHRLLRKGNNAERVGAGASVCLTTVLEYPTAEILQLAGNTVRDIKKTRIIPRHLQLAIRNDEELNKLLGRVTIAQGWVLPNIQAVLLPSKSAGSSKNNVCEIVEMSGRGKTSGKARAKAKSRSSRAGLQFPVGRVHRHLRKGNYAERVGAGAPVYLAAVLEYLTAEILELAGNAARDNKKTRIIPRHLQLAIRNDEELNKLLGRVTIAQGGVLPNIQAVLLPKKTSTVSSKSK, from the exons atgtctggaagaggaaaaaccggcggtaaagctcgggccaaggccaagtctcgctcatcccgggccggactgcagttccctgtgggccgtgttcacaggctcctgcgaaagggaaacaatgctgaacgtgtgggtgccggagcctcGGTCTGTCTGACGACTGTGCTCGAGTAtccgacggctgaaatcctccagCTGGCCGGCAACACGGTCCGCGAcatcaagaagacccgcatcatccccagacacctgcagctggccatccgcaacgacgaggagctcaacaagctgctgggacgggtgaccatcgctcagggctgGGTGCTAccgaatatccaggccgtgctgctgccgagcAAAAGTGCTGGGAGCAGCAAGAACAA tgtttgtgagattgtggaaatgtctggaagaggaaaaaccagcGGTAaggctcgggccaaggccaagtctcgctcatcccgggccggactgcagtttcctgtgggccgtgttcacaggcacctgcgaaaggggaactacgctgaacgtgtgggtgctggagccccggtctatctggctgctgtgctcgagtatctgacggctgaaatcctcgaactggccggcaacgcggcccgcgacaacaagaagacccgcatcatccccagacacctgcagctggccatccgcaacgacgaggagctcaacaagctgctgggacgggtgaccatcgctcagggcggggtgctgcctaatatccaggccgtgctgctgccgaagaaaaccagcactgtgagctccaagagcaagtaa